One window of Amaranthus tricolor cultivar Red isolate AtriRed21 chromosome 13, ASM2621246v1, whole genome shotgun sequence genomic DNA carries:
- the LOC130798678 gene encoding putative F-box protein At3g28280: MRPMKRTSSSLKISSLPPELWREIFARLPAKTLLRFRCVCKSWCSVIDSPDFISLHLKLCPINSCNINLLILERLMKSGSIALLYKIRRRDTLRKTTQFMINSKFDMVYGTDMVNGLMLMEDNGYFVRDLMLWNPSIKKSVLLPSCPLYILPNQGGIYLGFAASCFDHKVVAFHSVDIVIGKLSIAVYSLNDNLWSVELGTITVPNWCIQRIISGYGVVYCQGTVYWRPLNGTEQDDAVLLCFEFDAEKFSFVELPDNGDKMLRFLFVLGESLAVFGISRDKSCIWVMETNVGKVGWHQCFHGDSTLDAYEFFEYFTHSSTKFLYVEKTGTFLLHRDNKLMSYNIMNHNITTHQIEHLGKHVHCLYVDTCVDSLVLSGNAQRSQS, encoded by the coding sequence ATGAGGCCTATGAAGAGAACATCATCATCTCTAAAGATCTCTTCTTTACCCCCTGAATTATGGAGGGAAATCTTCGCCAGATTACCCGCCAAAACCCTCTTAAGATTCAGGTGTGTATGTAAATCATGGTGTTCTGTAATTGATTCCCCTGATTTCATTTCTTTGCATCTTAAACTTTGCCCTATTAATTCCTGCAATATTAATCTGTTAATTCTAGAAAGGCTAATGAAAAGTGGTTCAATTGCATTGTTATATAAGATTCGTCGTAGGGATACATTAAGAAAAACTACCCAGTTCATGATTAATTCCAAATTTGATATGGTTTATGGAACTGATATGGTTAATGGGTTGATGTTGATGGAGGATAATGGTTATTTTGTTAGAGATTTGATGTTATGGAACCCATCTATTAAGAAATCTGTGTTATTACCTAGTTGTCCTTTGTATATTTTACCTAATCAAGGTGGGATTTATCTGGGGTTTGCAGCTTCCTGTTTTGATCATAAGGTTGTTGCTTTTCACTCTGTTGATATTGTAATTGGCAAGCTTTCGATCGCGGTTTATTCACTGAATGATAATCTTTGGAGTGTCGAATTGGGCACGATTACTGTCCCAAATTGGTGTATTCAAAGAATAATTTCTGGGTATGGGGTTGTTTACTGTCAAGGGACTGTGTATTGGAGACCTCTCAATGGTACCGAGCAAGACGATGCCGTTCTTCTTTGTTTTGAGTTTGATGCTGAGAAATTCAGCTTTGTGGAACTGCCTGATAATGGGGATAAGATGCTCAGGTTTTTATTTGTCCTTGGTGAGTCGTTAGCTGTTTTTGGCATCTCTCGAGATAAAAGTTGCATATGGGTAATGGAAACGAATGTTGGAAAGGTTGGTTGGCATCAATGTTTTCATGGAGATTCCACCTTGGATGCTTATGAATTCTTTGAGTATTTTACCCATTCATCCACCAAGTTTCTATATGTTGAGAAAACTGGCACATTCTTGCTACATAGAGACAATAAATTGATGTCTTATAACATTATGAATCATAATATTACAACCCATCAAATTGAGCATTTGGGAAAACATGTTCATTGTTTATATGTGGATACTTGTGTGGATAGCTTGGTTCTTAGTGGCAATGCACAAAGATCTCAGAGTTGA